From the Bacillota bacterium genome, one window contains:
- a CDS encoding kelch repeat-containing protein: MRRNSRGSSLVEVMAVVTILALLASVVGVAVQGVFPRARNQAWSVSMKGLQGACDVFYALWGSYPVEGEQPVPGGPLASPLDLQAEGGDGRPFAARLRSLPSSDAVEAGLARDRARLYYGVNYLGRVFATTAPPPWLAETPVFLPEHPGGIPLFRVGIAPVPEGGGPTGGGSGGSGDQPGKDEGTDGRPGSGEGTGEQPGSGGAGVSQVVLAPGQVAPVLSTGVEERGGALVPTRGPTLSPHESLPVAVAGAGAAVLGGGLYLLGGQGNADRILYQPSPDEEWQLLPTRLPYDAGLATVASVGGKAYLLGGTTEAAGRGIWVYEGGAGSLRQLSCTFPAPLVGAAACGHEEKVYVFGGFLGGVRSAAVFVLDPETETLEQLPASLPMALVGAAATAVGDRIYLFGGETVGGWSDRILAFSPRTGAVEDTGHRLPVASARLAAAALEGVVYLLGGAFGDVRNPTPLNTVWSYLPDRGVTRLSPALSFGPGRWGAAAASWGGDVYFCGGASGPTVQMAQVVRFRWQEGRPRPVVTLDAQLYSLGAVAGRAGDIYVVGGTAAVVGTDQVRRVTLADGKVQILGFRLPRPVMNAPCVRVGNRIFVFGGRTMLGYVGERLNQVTVIDLDTGTVARAQSLPRGAEGMAATSFRGRVYVFGGLADGGPTDRILEFDPVSYSLEELSIRLPSGRQQVAAASGPQGIWLVGGRAESGLLDEILLFDPVEGSLRQVARLPVPLERAAAVTWGDRLYVLGGMAPGGTSARVLEVDGEGTVRAMPCVLPAPACGVAVVLDGNMYLVEDGGVVLEVVPRPRMVWRVDGGQVGSWRLAEVRGSGKVELNFRSSPDGLIWTEGVHDPASLPPARYLEVEAAFVLDSFPRLERICLLHR; the protein is encoded by the coding sequence ATGAGGAGGAATAGCAGGGGGAGCTCCCTGGTCGAGGTCATGGCGGTGGTCACCATCCTGGCCCTGCTGGCCTCCGTGGTGGGTGTGGCCGTTCAGGGAGTGTTTCCGAGGGCCCGCAACCAGGCCTGGTCTGTCTCCATGAAGGGGCTGCAGGGGGCGTGCGACGTATTCTATGCCCTCTGGGGTTCTTATCCGGTGGAAGGCGAGCAACCCGTCCCGGGTGGACCCCTCGCCTCCCCTCTCGATCTGCAGGCTGAGGGAGGCGACGGCAGGCCCTTTGCGGCCCGCTTGCGTTCGCTTCCGTCCAGCGACGCAGTAGAGGCCGGCCTGGCGAGGGATCGTGCCCGCCTGTACTACGGGGTCAACTATCTGGGCCGGGTGTTTGCCACCACCGCTCCGCCTCCCTGGTTGGCAGAGACCCCCGTGTTCTTGCCCGAACACCCGGGAGGGATTCCCCTCTTTCGGGTAGGGATAGCTCCCGTCCCCGAGGGAGGTGGCCCCACCGGGGGCGGAAGCGGAGGTTCGGGTGACCAGCCCGGCAAGGATGAAGGTACGGATGGGCGGCCCGGCTCCGGCGAGGGCACAGGTGAGCAACCCGGCTCCGGCGGAGCTGGCGTCAGCCAGGTGGTACTGGCTCCCGGGCAGGTAGCCCCCGTCCTCAGCACAGGTGTGGAGGAGCGGGGAGGTGCCCTGGTTCCCACCCGGGGTCCCACCCTGTCCCCCCACGAGTCCCTGCCCGTGGCCGTCGCAGGCGCCGGTGCAGCCGTGCTGGGAGGGGGACTGTACCTGCTGGGTGGGCAGGGAAACGCCGACCGTATCCTGTACCAGCCTTCCCCAGACGAGGAATGGCAGCTATTACCCACGCGGTTGCCATATGACGCAGGGCTGGCCACGGTCGCCAGCGTGGGCGGGAAGGCATACCTCCTGGGCGGTACAACCGAAGCAGCCGGAAGGGGAATCTGGGTTTACGAGGGCGGGGCAGGGTCCCTGCGTCAACTGAGCTGCACCTTTCCCGCTCCCCTGGTGGGAGCTGCCGCCTGTGGGCACGAAGAGAAAGTGTACGTGTTCGGGGGCTTCCTGGGAGGCGTACGATCGGCGGCCGTATTCGTGCTCGACCCGGAAACAGAAACCCTGGAGCAACTTCCGGCTTCCCTGCCCATGGCCCTGGTCGGGGCTGCGGCAACTGCGGTGGGTGATCGCATTTACCTGTTCGGTGGCGAGACTGTAGGTGGGTGGTCCGACCGCATCCTGGCCTTTTCGCCCCGGACCGGTGCCGTAGAGGACACGGGACACCGCCTGCCGGTGGCGTCAGCCCGCCTGGCGGCTGCTGCCCTCGAGGGCGTGGTTTACCTCCTGGGCGGGGCTTTCGGAGACGTCAGAAACCCCACCCCGCTGAACACGGTATGGTCTTACCTGCCGGATCGGGGGGTGACGAGGCTATCCCCGGCCCTTTCCTTCGGCCCGGGGCGGTGGGGGGCGGCGGCAGCCAGTTGGGGCGGGGACGTGTACTTCTGCGGAGGGGCCAGTGGGCCCACGGTCCAGATGGCTCAGGTAGTCCGGTTCCGGTGGCAGGAAGGGCGCCCGCGCCCGGTCGTTACCCTGGACGCCCAGCTGTACAGCCTCGGGGCGGTAGCGGGCAGGGCCGGAGACATATACGTCGTGGGCGGGACAGCGGCGGTGGTGGGCACCGACCAGGTGCGGCGCGTGACGCTGGCAGATGGTAAGGTGCAGATCCTTGGCTTCCGCCTCCCCAGGCCGGTCATGAATGCCCCCTGCGTGCGGGTGGGCAATCGCATCTTCGTGTTCGGTGGACGAACCATGCTCGGCTACGTGGGTGAGAGGCTGAACCAGGTAACGGTGATTGACCTCGATACGGGGACGGTCGCGCGGGCTCAATCACTTCCCCGGGGGGCAGAAGGGATGGCGGCCACCAGCTTTCGGGGGAGAGTGTATGTGTTCGGCGGTCTGGCGGACGGGGGACCCACCGACCGCATCTTGGAGTTTGATCCGGTATCATACTCACTGGAGGAATTGTCCATCAGGTTGCCGTCCGGGCGACAGCAGGTGGCGGCGGCCAGCGGCCCGCAGGGAATCTGGCTGGTGGGCGGCCGCGCGGAGAGTGGGCTGCTCGACGAAATCCTGCTGTTCGACCCGGTGGAGGGTTCCCTGCGGCAGGTGGCCCGCCTTCCCGTACCCCTGGAAAGGGCCGCGGCCGTTACCTGGGGAGACCGTCTCTACGTACTGGGCGGCATGGCCCCGGGAGGAACCTCCGCCCGCGTTCTGGAGGTGGACGGGGAGGGTACGGTGAGGGCGATGCCATGTGTTCTTCCCGCTCCGGCTTGCGGAGTGGCCGTGGTGCTGGATGGGAATATGTACCTGGTAGAAGATGGCGGTGTTGTATTAGAAGTTGTCCCCCGACCCCGTATGGTGTGGCGGGTTGACGGGGGACAGGTCGGTTCATGGCGGTTGGCCGAGGTGAGAGGGAGCGGAAAGGTGGAGTTGAACTTCCGGTCCTCGCCGGATGGCCTCATCTGGACGGAGGGAGTTCATGATCCTGCTTCCCTGCCTCCCGCCAGATACCTGGAAGTGGAAGCTGCCTTCGTCCTGGATTCCTTCCCTCGCCTGGAGAGGATCTGCCTGCTACACCGGTAG
- the ylqF gene encoding ribosome biogenesis GTPase YlqF, giving the protein MSWYPGHMARAVRFLKEKLRLVDVVLEVADARAPLSSRNPRVNQLVGGRPRLVVFTRPDLADPELTGEWIAYLGDRGEEAVAVDARSGEGVEQVREWLYSRRERVPRRSWQRPLRLVVVGVSNVGKSSLLNRLTGQRVARTGALPGVTRGEQWVRVAEGPGGGIEALDMPGLVPPRPEPWVSARLVALGVLPWDRVPYPEVVSRLLDDLDDRSRIALCERYGVEWGPVDDVLAGVARRRGFVLAAGALDLERAARALVMDFQQGKLGRITLERVPAGKRREDGGP; this is encoded by the coding sequence ATGAGCTGGTACCCGGGCCACATGGCCAGGGCGGTGCGGTTCCTTAAGGAGAAGCTGCGGCTTGTCGACGTGGTGCTGGAGGTGGCGGACGCCCGCGCGCCCCTCTCCTCCCGCAATCCCCGGGTAAACCAGCTGGTGGGTGGACGCCCGCGCCTGGTGGTGTTCACCCGCCCGGACCTGGCCGACCCCGAACTAACCGGGGAGTGGATCGCCTACCTGGGGGACCGGGGTGAGGAGGCGGTGGCTGTCGACGCCAGGAGCGGCGAGGGAGTGGAACAGGTGCGGGAATGGTTGTACTCCCGGCGTGAACGGGTGCCCCGACGTTCCTGGCAGCGGCCCTTGCGCCTGGTGGTGGTGGGGGTATCCAACGTGGGCAAATCGTCCCTGCTCAACCGGCTCACCGGGCAGCGGGTGGCCCGCACCGGGGCCCTGCCCGGAGTCACGCGGGGGGAGCAGTGGGTGCGGGTGGCGGAGGGACCGGGCGGAGGCATAGAGGCACTGGACATGCCCGGCCTGGTCCCGCCCCGCCCCGAGCCCTGGGTGTCGGCCCGGCTGGTTGCCCTGGGGGTGTTGCCCTGGGACCGGGTGCCGTACCCGGAAGTGGTCTCGCGTCTCCTGGATGATCTGGATGACCGGTCCCGCATCGCCTTGTGCGAGCGGTATGGGGTAGAATGGGGGCCGGTGGACGACGTCCTGGCCGGTGTAGCCCGGCGGCGGGGATTCGTGCTGGCAGCGGGTGCCCTCGACCTGGAGCGAGCGGCCCGGGCCCTGGTAATGGATTTTCAGCAGGGCAAGCTGGGACGTATCACCCTGGAGCGGGTTCCAGCCGGGAAGAGGAGGGAAGACGGTGGCCCCTGA
- a CDS encoding type II secretion system F family protein, translating into MRDTQVWSWCQQLEAAARAGLPLGQVLKRAEGQTTGRLWGRLLQGDTVAEALQACGVLSRWEATRLEQAVRAGEGAAVLKEMAGESLGRLTRRGDLRVSLVYPLFVLVLGGVVAVVTGLFFLPALLTSLQAVGPVAGFPPATRALLWVARRWHMCLGVLGATTVTLGLAVTGKLGWPGDGLSLALPGIGQALLWRERARLLESLGQVGLIGEEARVLARGCSNGYLRRRLALAVDGVERGLSPAQALVRTGVLPPHLATQVVAAEATGEAGPVCRELAAYCRRLQREYEKLSLAWLEPGLTLLAAGVVAMVALAVAQPLYLAISRLR; encoded by the coding sequence ATGAGGGATACACAGGTGTGGTCCTGGTGCCAGCAACTCGAGGCGGCAGCGCGAGCGGGCCTGCCCCTGGGCCAGGTGCTGAAGCGCGCAGAGGGGCAGACGACAGGCAGGTTGTGGGGGCGGTTGCTGCAGGGCGATACGGTGGCTGAGGCCCTGCAGGCGTGCGGGGTGCTCTCCCGGTGGGAGGCGACCCGGCTGGAGCAGGCGGTGCGTGCGGGGGAAGGGGCGGCCGTCCTGAAGGAAATGGCTGGGGAAAGCCTGGGGCGCCTGACCCGCAGGGGTGATCTCCGGGTGAGCCTGGTGTATCCCCTGTTCGTCCTGGTCCTGGGTGGTGTGGTGGCAGTGGTTACGGGACTGTTCTTCCTGCCCGCGCTGCTGACCTCGTTGCAGGCGGTGGGTCCGGTGGCGGGGTTTCCCCCCGCCACCCGGGCCCTCCTGTGGGTGGCGCGCAGGTGGCACATGTGCCTGGGGGTATTGGGCGCCACCACAGTGACCCTGGGCCTGGCCGTAACCGGCAAACTGGGGTGGCCGGGTGATGGGCTTTCCCTGGCCCTACCGGGGATCGGCCAGGCTCTACTCTGGCGGGAGCGAGCCCGGCTACTGGAGTCACTGGGCCAGGTGGGCCTGATTGGGGAGGAAGCCCGGGTGCTGGCACGAGGTTGCAGCAACGGCTACTTACGGCGGCGGCTGGCCCTTGCCGTGGATGGTGTTGAACGAGGGCTTTCCCCTGCTCAGGCCCTGGTGCGGACGGGGGTGCTGCCGCCACACCTGGCGACCCAGGTCGTGGCGGCGGAGGCGACCGGGGAAGCGGGGCCGGTGTGCCGCGAGTTGGCCGCCTACTGCCGGCGCCTTCAACGGGAATACGAGAAGTTGAGCCTCGCGTGGCTCGAGCCGGGTCTGACCCTGCTGGCTGCCGGCGTGGTGGCCATGGTGGCGCTGGCGGTGGCGCAGCCGCTCTACCTCGCCATTTCCCGCCTGCGCTAG
- a CDS encoding ATPase, T2SS/T4P/T4SS family: MWRRDPVRLRGQEPDGGAEHGLECILDRAVEFGASDVHLQPIAGGVRVRYRVDGELRDGWVIAERAWPPLLGRLKLLAGLDLLDGLRPQDGVLSYPGRNWRLALLSSVQGERVTLRFQADLPSRGLEGLGLEAEVVAGLRFLLEGTGLLAITGPASSGKTTTLYTCLTELVAAGKSAVSVEDPVEHFLPGVTQVQVRARAGFGFLTAMKAALRHDPQVLAVGEVRDEESTRAVVRTALGGHLVLCTLHAGGAEAALERLVEMGASRRQLASALCGILEQRLVRKACSRCRGTGGDCPNCDGRGWQGRRALARLVPTSPGIRKALVGRPPFREGGDAGYEEE, encoded by the coding sequence ATGTGGAGACGTGACCCGGTGCGACTTCGGGGGCAGGAGCCGGATGGGGGAGCGGAGCATGGGCTCGAGTGCATCCTGGATCGCGCCGTGGAGTTCGGTGCCTCTGACGTCCACCTGCAACCCATCGCGGGCGGAGTACGGGTACGCTACCGGGTGGATGGGGAACTGCGGGATGGGTGGGTGATTGCCGAGCGGGCGTGGCCCCCGCTGCTGGGGCGCCTCAAGTTACTGGCGGGTCTGGACCTGCTGGATGGCTTGCGTCCGCAGGACGGCGTTCTATCGTACCCCGGGCGCAACTGGCGCCTGGCCCTGCTGTCGTCCGTGCAGGGGGAAAGGGTCACCCTGCGCTTCCAGGCTGACCTTCCTTCCCGGGGGCTGGAGGGATTGGGGTTAGAGGCGGAGGTGGTGGCTGGCTTGCGCTTTCTCCTCGAGGGAACGGGCTTGCTGGCCATCACCGGCCCCGCCAGTTCCGGAAAGACCACCACCCTGTATACCTGCCTGACGGAACTTGTGGCCGCTGGGAAGTCGGCGGTTTCCGTAGAGGATCCCGTGGAACATTTCCTTCCCGGGGTTACGCAGGTCCAGGTACGTGCGCGGGCGGGGTTCGGATTTCTCACCGCCATGAAGGCGGCCCTCCGCCACGACCCCCAGGTGCTCGCGGTAGGAGAAGTGCGGGACGAGGAGAGTACTCGGGCTGTGGTGAGGACCGCGCTGGGAGGTCACCTCGTGCTCTGCACCCTCCATGCCGGGGGTGCGGAGGCAGCCCTCGAGCGTCTGGTGGAGATGGGTGCAAGTCGGCGCCAGCTGGCCAGTGCTCTTTGCGGAATCTTGGAACAGAGGCTGGTGAGGAAGGCGTGTTCCCGATGCCGGGGGACGGGCGGGGACTGCCCGAACTGTGACGGCAGGGGCTGGCAGGGCCGCCGCGCCCTGGCTCGTCTGGTACCCACCTCCCCGGGCATTCGGAAGGCGTTGGTGGGACGGCCGCCTTTCCGGGAGGGAGGGGATGCCGGTTATGAGGAGGAATAG